In a single window of the Nitrospirota bacterium genome:
- a CDS encoding flagellar protein FlaG, producing the protein MDINLGPLSTYSQDWAKQSQHTDAAVSGQDQHTGQHSAGNGNQNSVSEKAQSEKPADSKDSKAVFAVDDNKKVVIRILDSEGKVIKQIPAEDYVKMAQQLEHTAKSLFHKET; encoded by the coding sequence ATGGATATTAACTTAGGACCTCTGAGTACATATTCCCAGGATTGGGCAAAACAGTCACAGCATACTGATGCTGCCGTAAGCGGACAGGACCAGCACACCGGACAGCATAGTGCAGGTAACGGTAATCAGAATAGTGTTTCAGAAAAAGCACAGTCAGAAAAGCCTGCCGACTCAAAGGATAGTAAGGCGGTTTTTGCCGTTGATGATAATAAAAAAGTTGTAATCAGAATTTTAGATTCTGAGGGTAAAGTTATTAAACAAATACCTGCTGAGGATTATGTGAAAATGGCACAACAGCTGGAGCATACCGCAAAGAGTTTGTTCCATAAGGAGACATGA